A window of Metabacillus sp. B2-18 contains these coding sequences:
- a CDS encoding metal ABC transporter ATP-binding protein: MNPVTVENLTIAYHQKPVLQEVSFEVPEGKLIGIIGPNGAGKSTLIKGILGLIPAASGEVNIFGEQYKKQRKRVGYVPQRGSVDWDFPTNALDVVLMGRYGHVGWFKRPGKKDIEFARECLKKVGMLEFENRQISQLSGGQQQRVFLARALAQDADVYFMDEPFVGVDAATEKAIIALLNELKEKGKTVLVVHHDLQTVEEYFDWVLLLNMRKVAFGPTKDAFSIDNLQKTYGGKLTFLQDQSVVVEGK, encoded by the coding sequence ATGAATCCTGTTACAGTAGAAAATTTAACAATTGCGTATCATCAGAAACCTGTTTTACAAGAAGTAAGTTTTGAGGTACCTGAAGGAAAATTAATTGGCATTATTGGCCCAAACGGTGCTGGAAAGTCAACCTTGATTAAAGGAATTTTAGGATTAATTCCAGCAGCTTCTGGTGAAGTAAATATATTCGGTGAACAATACAAGAAGCAGAGAAAACGTGTGGGCTATGTTCCACAACGTGGATCTGTGGATTGGGATTTCCCAACAAATGCTTTAGATGTTGTTTTAATGGGAAGATATGGTCATGTTGGCTGGTTTAAACGTCCAGGTAAGAAAGATATTGAGTTTGCTAGAGAATGTCTTAAAAAAGTAGGAATGCTTGAATTCGAAAATCGTCAAATCAGTCAGCTTTCTGGTGGACAGCAGCAAAGGGTCTTTTTAGCAAGAGCACTTGCTCAAGATGCAGATGTTTACTTTATGGATGAACCATTTGTTGGAGTGGATGCAGCAACTGAAAAAGCCATTATCGCTTTATTAAATGAATTAAAGGAAAAAGGGAAAACAGTTCTAGTTGTTCATCATGATTTACAAACAGTAGAAGAGTATTTTGATTGGGTTCTTCTATTAAATATGAGAAAAGTTGCGTTTGGTCCAACTAAGGATGCTTTCTCAATCGATAATCTTCAAAAAACGTATGGTGGAAAACTAACATTTCTACAAGATCAATCGGTTGTTGTTGAAGGGAAATAA
- a CDS encoding nuclease-related domain-containing protein: MIYKHRKEPNELCILKSLNTRMSLDEKDKQYYFNLKKGYEGEVLFDSLLEKLSCECIILNDLLLKQNNTLFQIDSLLINRDSLYLYEVKNYEGDYYYDSDRLYKKNQKEISNPLIQLNRTESLLRQLLKHLGYPTPIFASVVFINPEFTLYQSPLNKPFIFPTQINRHLKELNTVSSKLKDDHKRLADKLLSLHVTDSPYRKLPSYEYKELRKGVVCGECLSFTISVEGMQFSCLICGHREEIEAAVMRNVRTFKLLFPDNKLTANVIHEWCNEVVTKRRITRILQKNFKVKGVHQWTYYEE; this comes from the coding sequence ATGATTTACAAGCACCGAAAGGAACCTAATGAATTATGTATTCTAAAAAGCCTAAATACCCGAATGAGTTTGGATGAAAAGGACAAGCAGTATTATTTTAATCTTAAGAAAGGGTATGAAGGCGAGGTATTATTTGATAGTTTACTAGAAAAGCTTAGTTGTGAATGCATTATCCTAAATGATTTGCTTTTAAAACAAAATAACACATTGTTCCAAATTGACTCTTTACTTATCAACCGAGACTCTCTTTACCTTTATGAGGTGAAAAATTATGAAGGAGATTATTATTACGATTCTGATCGACTATATAAGAAAAACCAAAAAGAAATAAGCAATCCTCTCATTCAATTGAATAGAACCGAATCATTATTAAGACAATTACTCAAACATCTTGGTTACCCCACACCGATTTTTGCTTCAGTCGTTTTCATCAACCCAGAATTCACTCTATATCAATCACCCCTAAACAAACCATTTATTTTTCCTACACAAATTAATAGGCACTTGAAAGAACTAAATACAGTATCGTCAAAGTTAAAAGATGATCATAAGAGGCTTGCTGACAAGTTACTTTCTTTACATGTCACGGACTCTCCTTATAGGAAGTTACCTAGTTATGAATATAAGGAGCTACGTAAAGGGGTTGTTTGTGGGGAGTGTTTGTCTTTCACAATTAGTGTTGAGGGAATGCAATTTTCATGTTTAATCTGTGGTCACAGAGAAGAAATTGAGGCTGCTGTTATGCGAAATGTAAGGACATTTAAGCTTCTTTTTCCTGACAATAAGCTCACGGCAAATGTCATTCATGAATGGTGTAATGAAGTTGTAACTAAAAGAAGAATAACAAGAATTCTTCAAAAAAACTTTAAGGTAAAAGGGGTTCATCAGTGGACTTATTATGAGGAATAA
- a CDS encoding metal ABC transporter solute-binding protein, Zn/Mn family, with the protein MKKHTLLMSSFLLLSSFLIGCNASNEEGQSANETNTENTLKIYTTIYPLEDFAKKIGGDLVEVENILPPGVDAHTYEPTTKAMVEIAEADGFIYSGVGFESFTEKVQESLNSEDVAFINAGEGIEYIEGHEEEAAHDETEHAEDEAAHDESAHTEDEAAHDENAHAEAEAAHDESAHTEDEAAHDENAHTEDEAAHDESAHAHDHGDQDPHVWIDPIHSITLAENIKDALIELNPEGKQTFEDNFQALKTQLEDLDQSFKDIISNAEKKEILVSHAAYGYWENRYGIEQISVLGLSPTEEPSQKELQTIIETAKEHEINYIIFETNVTSNVTDIVQAEIGAEALTLSNLESITEEDVKNNEDYFSIMERNLETLKTALSSK; encoded by the coding sequence ATGAAAAAGCACACATTACTCATGAGCTCATTCCTGTTACTATCAAGCTTTTTAATCGGCTGTAATGCAAGTAACGAAGAAGGACAATCAGCGAATGAAACAAATACAGAAAATACATTAAAAATCTATACTACGATTTATCCACTAGAAGATTTCGCAAAAAAGATAGGTGGAGATCTAGTTGAAGTTGAAAACATTCTTCCTCCTGGAGTTGACGCCCACACATACGAGCCTACTACTAAGGCGATGGTTGAAATCGCTGAAGCAGATGGGTTCATTTATTCAGGTGTAGGATTTGAAAGCTTTACAGAAAAAGTTCAAGAATCATTAAATTCTGAAGATGTTGCCTTTATCAACGCTGGTGAAGGAATCGAATATATAGAAGGTCATGAAGAAGAAGCTGCTCATGATGAAACAGAACATGCTGAGGACGAAGCCGCTCATGATGAAAGTGCACACACTGAGGACGAAGCCGCTCATGATGAAAATGCACACGCTGAGGCTGAAGCCGCTCATGATGAAAGTGCACACACTGAGGATGAGGCCGCTCATGATGAAAATGCACACACTGAGGATGAGGCTGCTCATGATGAAAGTGCACACGCACACGATCACGGTGATCAGGACCCACACGTTTGGATTGACCCTATTCATTCAATTACTCTAGCAGAAAACATCAAAGATGCATTAATAGAACTTAATCCAGAAGGAAAGCAAACATTTGAGGATAACTTCCAAGCTTTAAAAACACAGCTTGAAGACCTTGATCAATCTTTTAAAGATATAATAAGCAATGCAGAAAAGAAAGAGATCCTAGTATCTCATGCTGCTTACGGTTATTGGGAAAACCGTTATGGAATCGAACAAATCAGTGTACTAGGGCTTTCTCCAACTGAGGAACCTTCACAAAAAGAATTACAAACAATTATTGAAACTGCTAAAGAACATGAAATCAACTACATCATTTTTGAAACAAATGTTACAAGCAATGTAACAGATATCGTTCAAGCTGAAATTGGAGCAGAAGCATTAACCCTTAGCAACCTAGAGTCTATTACAGAAGAAGATGTAAAAAATAATGAGGATTATTTTAGTATTATGGAAAGAAATTTAGAAACTTTAAAAACAGCCTTATCAAGTAAGTGA
- a CDS encoding cytochrome d ubiquinol oxidase subunit II: MTADSLLAITVLWGFVFIYAVMATMDFGAGFWSMVYFNKEKTNATNIANRYLSPTWEVTNVFIVAIVIALVSFFPGATFILGTVLLLPGSFILILLALRSGFLVFSHVAKDYEKGLTYVSGISGFIIPALLMLVLPITHGGYIDVVNGVHQLNFAALFTSPNIYAFIGFAVSSTLFLSSLLLADYSNVADELEAYRVYRRDALILGPISLFTALLIMLTLRAEANWLYTNMLEYLPFLIGSVLLFVIAGAALFIPSAKHKQRIGRPRLAVVAVTIQYLLASYAYGRAHLPYMIYPDVTIESGFTHPNTFRALFITYIVGFLILFPGFVYFWKLFMKDKRYLKQNES; the protein is encoded by the coding sequence ATGACTGCAGATTCATTACTCGCAATCACAGTATTATGGGGGTTTGTGTTTATTTATGCCGTTATGGCGACAATGGATTTTGGAGCAGGCTTCTGGTCCATGGTTTATTTTAATAAAGAAAAAACAAATGCAACAAACATCGCAAACCGTTATCTTTCTCCCACATGGGAAGTAACAAATGTATTCATTGTGGCAATTGTTATCGCGCTAGTTAGCTTTTTCCCGGGAGCAACGTTTATCTTAGGCACAGTCCTACTCCTTCCAGGGAGTTTTATCTTGATTTTATTAGCATTACGAAGTGGTTTCTTAGTGTTTTCACATGTTGCAAAAGACTATGAAAAAGGCTTAACATATGTTTCCGGAATCTCTGGATTTATTATTCCAGCGTTACTTATGCTTGTTTTGCCGATTACACATGGTGGCTATATTGATGTTGTAAATGGTGTCCATCAACTTAACTTCGCTGCTTTATTCACAAGTCCAAACATATACGCCTTCATTGGATTTGCTGTTAGCAGTACATTGTTTTTATCATCACTACTGCTTGCTGACTATTCAAATGTAGCAGATGAACTCGAAGCATATCGTGTTTATCGTCGTGATGCATTAATTCTTGGTCCCATTTCCTTATTTACAGCATTGTTAATTATGCTAACCCTAAGGGCCGAAGCAAATTGGCTTTATACGAATATGCTTGAGTACCTCCCCTTTTTAATTGGATCTGTTCTTCTGTTTGTTATTGCTGGAGCTGCTTTATTCATTCCATCTGCAAAACATAAGCAACGTATTGGAAGACCTAGATTAGCAGTAGTAGCTGTAACCATTCAATATTTATTAGCAAGTTATGCATATGGACGAGCTCATCTTCCATACATGATTTATCCTGACGTCACAATTGAATCTGGTTTTACGCATCCGAACACTTTTCGAGCGTTATTCATCACATATATTGTTGGGTTTCTAATTCTCTTCCCAGGATTTGTTTACTTTTGGAAACTCTTTATGAAAGATAAGCGCTATTTAAAACAAAACGAATCTTAA
- a CDS encoding IS1182 family transposase, protein MLSKHNSIQRDQIEMIALDQLVPADHLVRKIEAAIDFSFIYDLVEDMYSEVGRPSIDPVILIKLTFIQYTFGIRSMRKTIEEVQTNMAYRWFLGYGFHDKVPHFSTFGKNYERRFKDTDIFEQIFYRILKSAAEKNLISAEHIFIDSTHVKASANKHKFQKKVVRKETRAYQERLQEEINQDREDHGKKPFPPDKFDKAESKEIKESTTDPESGYYVKDERTKQFAYSFHAAADRKGFVLGVDVTPGNIHDSQMLEPLVEDVSEIIGKPNAVAADAAYKTPAITKYLIENNIIPAVPYTRPRTKDGFFRKHEYVYDEHFDCYLCPAGEILKYSTTTKEGYREYKSPNHICATCPLLAQCTESKDHQKVVTRHIWQEYVEEADHLRHHQDVKPIYAKRKETIERVFADAKEKHGMRWTTLRGLKKLTMQAMLTFAAMNLKKMANWNWKGPVIV, encoded by the coding sequence ATGCTTTCGAAACATAATTCCATACAACGAGATCAAATTGAAATGATCGCTTTAGATCAACTTGTACCAGCGGACCATTTGGTTCGCAAAATAGAGGCTGCGATTGATTTCTCTTTTATTTATGACTTAGTGGAAGATATGTATTCTGAAGTAGGCCGCCCGAGTATTGATCCAGTCATTCTGATTAAACTAACCTTCATTCAATATACCTTCGGTATTCGTTCGATGCGAAAGACAATTGAAGAGGTTCAAACAAACATGGCCTATCGATGGTTCTTGGGCTATGGTTTCCATGATAAAGTGCCGCACTTCTCTACCTTCGGGAAAAATTACGAACGTAGATTTAAAGATACAGATATATTTGAACAAATATTCTATCGTATATTAAAGAGTGCTGCCGAGAAAAACCTTATTAGTGCAGAACACATATTCATTGATTCTACTCATGTAAAAGCTAGTGCTAATAAGCATAAATTTCAAAAGAAGGTCGTACGGAAAGAAACAAGAGCTTACCAAGAGCGTCTTCAAGAAGAGATTAATCAAGATCGTGAAGATCATGGGAAAAAGCCTTTTCCACCAGATAAGTTTGACAAGGCAGAATCAAAAGAAATCAAGGAAAGTACAACTGATCCAGAAAGTGGTTACTACGTTAAAGACGAACGCACAAAACAGTTTGCCTATTCATTTCACGCAGCAGCAGATCGCAAAGGTTTTGTATTAGGCGTGGATGTTACACCAGGTAATATTCATGACAGTCAAATGTTAGAGCCATTGGTTGAAGATGTAAGCGAGATAATAGGAAAACCAAATGCTGTTGCTGCAGATGCTGCTTATAAGACTCCAGCGATTACAAAGTACTTAATAGAAAACAATATTATTCCAGCAGTACCTTACACAAGACCACGTACAAAAGATGGATTCTTCCGAAAACATGAATATGTTTATGATGAACACTTCGATTGTTACTTATGTCCAGCTGGGGAAATCTTGAAATACTCTACAACAACTAAAGAGGGATATAGAGAGTACAAATCTCCAAATCACATTTGCGCAACGTGTCCATTATTGGCTCAATGTACAGAGAGTAAAGATCACCAAAAAGTGGTGACGCGCCATATCTGGCAAGAATACGTAGAAGAGGCAGACCATCTACGTCATCATCAAGATGTAAAACCGATATATGCAAAACGGAAAGAAACAATTGAACGTGTATTTGCAGATGCCAAAGAAAAGCATGGGATGCGTTGGACAACTTTGAGGGGACTCAAAAAATTGACAATGCAGGCGATGCTTACTTTTGCTGCCATGAACTTAAAGAAGATGGCCAACTGGAATTGGAAAGGTCCAGTAATAGTATAA
- a CDS encoding metal ABC transporter permease: MTYDAWIIITGSLVGITCAMIGCFLVLRKMAMLADAISHTVLLGIVGGYLVSRSLDGPSLLIGAVIVGLLTALLVQVLSGKGVQGDAAIGIVFTSLFAVGVILLSVFAGNIHLDVDHALMGEITFIPWDTVEWNGMEMGPKAVWLLGFVFIVNLLIIIFFYKEFKISSFDPEMAVAIGIPVLFIHYLQMGMLSITTVASFDSVGAILVVAMLIVPASTAYLLTDKLLNMLFISAGIGVFSAICGYYMATVLNVSIAGAMATSTGVLFALAFLFSPKHGLLAKKRAQKKLSKATAKTATTNPGL; this comes from the coding sequence ATGACTTATGATGCTTGGATTATCATAACAGGATCATTAGTAGGCATTACATGTGCAATGATTGGCTGTTTCCTCGTTTTAAGAAAAATGGCGATGCTAGCAGATGCGATCTCACATACTGTTTTATTAGGAATAGTCGGTGGATATTTAGTTAGTCGTAGTCTAGATGGTCCATCCCTTTTAATTGGTGCAGTTATAGTAGGGTTATTAACAGCCTTACTTGTTCAGGTTTTGAGTGGTAAGGGTGTTCAAGGTGATGCTGCGATTGGGATTGTGTTTACATCTCTTTTTGCCGTCGGAGTTATTCTTCTTTCTGTTTTTGCAGGAAATATCCATTTAGATGTGGATCACGCCTTAATGGGGGAAATCACATTTATCCCGTGGGATACAGTCGAGTGGAATGGGATGGAGATGGGTCCAAAAGCAGTTTGGCTTTTAGGTTTTGTGTTCATTGTAAACTTACTAATCATTATCTTCTTTTATAAAGAATTTAAGATTAGCTCATTCGATCCTGAGATGGCTGTAGCAATTGGAATTCCCGTCTTATTTATTCATTACTTACAGATGGGGATGCTCTCAATTACTACTGTTGCCTCATTCGATAGTGTTGGTGCCATTTTAGTTGTGGCAATGCTCATTGTCCCTGCCTCTACAGCCTATTTACTAACAGATAAACTACTAAATATGCTTTTTATTAGTGCGGGAATAGGTGTTTTCTCTGCGATATGTGGATATTACATGGCAACCGTATTAAATGTGTCGATTGCAGGTGCTATGGCAACGTCAACTGGTGTTCTTTTCGCCCTTGCGTTTTTGTTTTCACCAAAGCATGGATTACTTGCAAAAAAACGAGCACAAAAAAAGCTATCAAAAGCTACTGCTAAAACTGCAACAACAAATCCCGGCCTCTAA
- a CDS encoding beta-class carbonic anhydrase, with protein MRLVDEILAHNEKFVADKEFEKFETTKFPEKKLVILSCMDTRLVELLPQAMNIRNGDVKIVKSAGAIVAHPFGSIMRSILVAVYELKADEICVVGHHDCGMSKLNSESFLSKAVERGVSSEKIDTIKYSGIDLDQWLKGFEKVEDSVRDSVETIKNHPLLVENIPVHGLVIDPATGKLDVVVNGYED; from the coding sequence ATGAGATTAGTAGATGAAATTTTAGCACATAATGAAAAATTTGTAGCAGATAAAGAGTTTGAAAAATTTGAAACAACAAAATTTCCTGAGAAAAAGCTTGTCATCTTATCTTGTATGGACACTAGATTAGTGGAGCTTTTGCCACAAGCAATGAACATTCGAAATGGTGACGTAAAGATTGTGAAAAGTGCTGGTGCCATTGTTGCTCATCCTTTTGGAAGTATCATGAGAAGTATTTTAGTCGCTGTGTATGAATTAAAAGCAGATGAAATCTGTGTAGTAGGTCACCATGATTGTGGAATGAGTAAATTAAATTCAGAATCTTTCTTATCAAAAGCAGTGGAACGCGGAGTTTCCTCTGAAAAAATTGATACAATTAAATATTCTGGAATAGATTTAGATCAATGGCTAAAAGGCTTTGAGAAAGTTGAAGATAGTGTTCGTGATAGTGTAGAAACAATTAAAAATCACCCATTACTAGTAGAGAATATTCCAGTGCATGGTCTTGTTATAGATCCTGCAACAGGAAAACTTGATGTTGTTGTAAATGGATACGAAGATTAA
- a CDS encoding metal ABC transporter permease, giving the protein MFEELLLQLQNPNTQWVLIGTMLLGIASGVVGSFTLLRKQSLIGDAMAHSALPGVCIAYLLYGSKSLLWFLIGAVIAGLISSFFIQVIINHSRIKEDSALGIIISVFFGFGIVLLTYIQHNGAGNQSGLDDFIFGQAASMVAADVRLITIIAIILLAITAIFYKEFKLLTFDPQFAKGIGIPAKFFNGLLLLLIVCSVVIGLQTVGVVLMAAMLITPAISARYWTEKLSSMIIISGFIGGISGVFGTLLSTIMEGMATGPLIIIAATIMFIISLIFAPKRGLLAKAIKQLHLRKRTAVEQIFLSFYDVAEGGNLREISEDEVLLKRKVTPSLFQHAKNVLEKKEYIKPSSNGKWMLTEKGIEAGYELVLQQRLYEMYLMHEMEFAHLELKTREDLNLNAISKETKDQLLKLLRIHDRAPLLIPKSTSLGDRRVMVNDL; this is encoded by the coding sequence ATGTTTGAAGAACTATTGTTACAACTTCAAAATCCAAATACCCAATGGGTTTTAATTGGCACAATGCTCCTGGGAATTGCTAGTGGAGTTGTCGGAAGCTTTACATTATTAAGAAAGCAAAGCTTAATAGGTGATGCGATGGCTCATTCAGCTTTACCTGGAGTATGTATTGCCTATTTACTATATGGTTCAAAATCGCTTCTTTGGTTTTTAATTGGAGCTGTCATTGCAGGCTTAATTTCATCTTTTTTCATTCAAGTGATTATTAATCATTCCAGAATAAAAGAGGATTCAGCACTAGGTATTATCATTTCTGTGTTTTTTGGATTCGGGATTGTTCTTTTAACCTATATCCAGCATAATGGTGCTGGAAATCAAAGTGGTTTAGATGACTTTATTTTTGGGCAGGCAGCTTCAATGGTTGCAGCAGATGTACGTTTAATTACCATCATAGCCATCATTTTGCTAGCCATCACGGCAATCTTTTATAAAGAGTTTAAATTGCTAACGTTTGATCCCCAGTTTGCAAAGGGAATTGGAATTCCAGCGAAATTCTTTAATGGGCTGTTGCTTTTACTCATTGTTTGTTCAGTTGTAATTGGCTTACAAACAGTGGGTGTTGTGTTAATGGCAGCTATGCTCATTACTCCCGCGATTAGCGCAAGATATTGGACAGAAAAATTAAGCTCAATGATCATTATTTCAGGATTTATCGGCGGCATTTCTGGAGTATTTGGAACACTATTAAGTACGATTATGGAAGGGATGGCAACTGGACCACTTATTATTATTGCTGCAACAATCATGTTTATCATTTCACTTATTTTTGCTCCAAAAAGAGGCTTGCTTGCAAAGGCAATAAAACAACTACATTTAAGAAAACGAACGGCAGTAGAGCAAATTTTCTTAAGTTTTTATGATGTAGCAGAAGGCGGAAATCTGCGTGAAATTTCTGAAGATGAGGTTTTATTAAAAAGAAAAGTTACACCAAGCCTTTTCCAACATGCTAAAAATGTATTGGAAAAGAAGGAGTATATTAAACCATCAAGTAATGGTAAATGGATGTTAACTGAAAAAGGAATTGAGGCAGGATACGAACTTGTTTTACAACAGCGTTTATATGAAATGTATTTAATGCATGAAATGGAATTTGCCCATTTAGAGTTGAAAACAAGAGAGGATCTTAATTTAAATGCCATTTCAAAAGAAACGAAAGATCAGCTGCTTAAATTATTGCGTATCCATGATCGCGCACCATTACTAATACCTAAGTCAACGAGTCTCGGAGATAGGAGAGTGATGGTAAATGACTTATGA
- a CDS encoding cytochrome ubiquinol oxidase subunit I → MDDLVLARSLFGTTMGFHIIFATLGVGLPLMILCAELLFQKTKDQDYAIMAKRWTKGQAVLLGVAIPTGTIAGVQLALLWPGFMEVIGRVMSLPFQIEIYAFFIEALFMSIYVYAADRISPRMRIISVTLVLIGASASAVLITNVHAFEGTPAGFRIQDGEIVDVDPWAAFFNPSFFISAAHVAVSAYMTGAFMISTIASFKMLKSRKNERVYKFHRKALMLSLVIGGIFSFLTAINGHESAQMLHEYQPEKLAAAEGLFETQDYAPLAIGGFTDRESQEVKYGIEIPWALSFLAGDSFKTEVVGLNDFPEEYWPPLFVHTLFNGMVLIGSFLIFLSLAGFVWYKFLKKPHFPKLFMYAFVVAGPLSLLSIEFGWIFACTGRQPWVIYRILATEDVVTKSTQIGMLFLLFSLIYVILGIAVLAVLRYYFKRHPVEDELDGGVPKQNNLSY, encoded by the coding sequence ATGGATGATTTAGTATTAGCGCGTTCACTGTTCGGAACCACAATGGGCTTTCACATTATTTTTGCCACTTTGGGTGTTGGGTTGCCTTTAATGATATTATGTGCGGAACTTCTTTTTCAAAAAACGAAGGATCAGGATTATGCCATAATGGCAAAGCGTTGGACAAAAGGACAGGCTGTTTTGCTTGGGGTTGCCATTCCAACAGGAACAATTGCCGGGGTTCAGCTCGCATTATTATGGCCGGGATTTATGGAGGTAATTGGGAGAGTCATGTCATTACCTTTCCAAATTGAAATTTATGCTTTCTTTATTGAAGCCTTGTTTATGAGCATTTATGTTTATGCGGCTGATCGAATTTCTCCTAGAATGAGAATCATCAGCGTTACCCTCGTCCTTATTGGGGCAAGTGCTTCTGCCGTTCTCATAACAAATGTTCATGCATTTGAAGGAACTCCCGCTGGTTTCAGGATTCAAGATGGAGAAATTGTGGATGTGGATCCATGGGCTGCGTTTTTTAACCCTAGCTTCTTCATTTCAGCTGCACATGTAGCCGTTTCAGCCTATATGACAGGTGCTTTTATGATTAGTACAATTGCATCATTCAAAATGTTAAAAAGCAGGAAAAATGAACGTGTATACAAATTTCATCGAAAAGCGCTTATGTTAAGTTTGGTTATTGGAGGAATCTTTTCTTTTCTAACAGCAATCAATGGCCATGAGTCGGCTCAAATGTTACATGAATACCAGCCTGAAAAGCTTGCTGCTGCAGAAGGCCTTTTTGAAACACAGGATTACGCTCCCCTTGCTATTGGAGGATTTACAGATCGTGAAAGCCAAGAAGTAAAGTATGGGATTGAAATTCCTTGGGCCTTAAGCTTCTTAGCAGGAGATAGCTTTAAAACAGAGGTTGTTGGTTTAAATGATTTCCCTGAGGAATACTGGCCACCGTTATTTGTGCACACACTTTTTAACGGAATGGTTCTTATTGGGAGCTTTTTAATCTTTTTATCACTTGCTGGGTTTGTTTGGTACAAATTTTTGAAAAAACCACATTTTCCTAAGCTATTTATGTATGCCTTCGTTGTAGCTGGGCCACTGTCCCTTCTTTCCATTGAATTTGGATGGATTTTTGCCTGTACGGGGAGACAGCCATGGGTGATTTATCGCATTTTAGCTACCGAAGATGTCGTAACAAAGTCAACTCAAATCGGGATGTTGTTTCTTCTTTTCTCTTTAATTTATGTTATTTTAGGTATTGCGGTTTTAGCTGTATTAAGATATTACTTTAAGCGCCACCCTGTTGAGGATGAGCTTGATGGAGGAGTACCTAAACAAAATAATCTTAGTTATTAA
- a CDS encoding metal ABC transporter solute-binding protein, Zn/Mn family has product MKKWLAGVGTAILAVFLLSACGSDSEQTNGDVAEGNGTSSETINVTTTTGQVADIVKHVGGDKVEVTSLMGPGVDPHLYQASQGDIQKLNEADMIFYNGLHLEGKMGEIFEKMSEDKATVAVGDSIPEDKLLAADDSTAHDPHVWFDIKAWIHAVDAVEEELTKQSPDNEELFKENAANYKKELEDLDAYANEQIKTIPEESRVLVTAHDAFAYFGHAYGLEVMGLQGLSTDSEYGLKDVQALVDTLVERNIKAVFIESSISEKSISAVVEGAKKQGHEVVIGGELFSDAMGEEGTEEGTYVGMFKHNVDTIVSSLK; this is encoded by the coding sequence GTGAAAAAATGGTTGGCAGGTGTAGGAACAGCGATTCTAGCAGTATTTTTATTATCGGCATGTGGTAGTGATAGTGAACAGACAAATGGTGATGTAGCTGAAGGAAACGGAACTTCTAGTGAAACAATTAACGTTACAACAACTACAGGTCAAGTAGCAGATATCGTAAAACATGTGGGTGGAGATAAAGTGGAAGTTACTTCATTAATGGGACCCGGAGTCGACCCTCATCTTTATCAAGCTTCTCAAGGAGATATCCAGAAATTAAATGAAGCAGATATGATTTTTTACAATGGCCTTCATTTAGAGGGTAAAATGGGTGAAATTTTCGAAAAGATGTCAGAGGATAAAGCAACAGTTGCTGTTGGTGATTCTATTCCTGAGGATAAGTTATTAGCAGCAGATGATTCAACTGCACACGATCCTCACGTATGGTTTGATATCAAAGCATGGATTCATGCTGTTGATGCAGTTGAAGAAGAATTAACAAAGCAATCTCCTGATAATGAAGAATTATTTAAGGAAAATGCGGCCAACTATAAAAAAGAATTAGAGGATTTAGATGCTTATGCAAATGAGCAAATTAAAACCATTCCAGAAGAAAGTCGTGTTCTAGTAACAGCTCATGATGCCTTTGCTTATTTTGGGCATGCATATGGATTGGAAGTAATGGGATTACAAGGATTAAGTACAGATTCTGAATATGGACTAAAAGATGTTCAAGCGTTGGTAGATACATTAGTAGAAAGAAACATTAAAGCTGTGTTTATTGAAAGTAGTATTTCAGAAAAGTCAATTAGTGCAGTAGTAGAAGGTGCAAAAAAACAAGGTCATGAAGTAGTTATCGGTGGTGAGCTTTTCTCTGACGCTATGGGTGAAGAAGGAACAGAAGAAGGCACATACGTTGGTATGTTCAAACACAATGTAGACACAATTGTATCTTCTTTAAAATAG